Proteins from a single region of Ziziphus jujuba cultivar Dongzao chromosome 1, ASM3175591v1:
- the LOC107429806 gene encoding uncharacterized protein LOC107429806 — MVCFCFLVDQTRKVRKSKPAAGTCSRCGGGASVADMKTATRFCHVPFYSKSWKAIICTFCGAVLKSYA; from the coding sequence ATGGTTTGTTTTTGCTTTCTGGTGGACCAAACGCGGAAGGTTCGGAAAAGCAAGCCGGCGGCAGGGACGTGCTCGAGATGTGGTGGTGGGGCAAGCGTCGCCGACATGAAAACCGCCACGAGGTTTTGTCATGTTCCTTTTTACTCCAAATCTTGGAAGGCTATCATCTGTACTTTCTGTGGAGCCGTTCTCAAGTCCTAtgcatga
- the LOC107429767 gene encoding receptor-like protein kinase THESEUS 1, whose product MKLVEWIALVLALVLVFCHGSSASFTPVDNYLIACGSPRNVTFQGRTFVPDSGHSSLFVKSGNSVVASSNSSSVPSPLYQSARIFTGIASYKFEIKQEGRHWVRLYFYPPSSWSQNLTSASITVVTDDFVLLNNFTFKNYNGSYMFKEYAINVTSDDLTLSFIVSNNSVTFINAIEVVSMPDGVLPDQALAVNPSSPFSGLSELAFETVYRLNMGGPLLTAQNDTLGRTWENDAKYLHVNSSAVNVSVSPSSIKYPAAVTPETAPNWVYATAETMGEANVPSENFNITWVFTVDPNFMYFVRVHFCDIVSKALNSLVFNVYINSDNALGSLDLSSITGGLAVPYYKDFVSNSSAGSDTLTVSVGPDTVADITDAILNGLEVMKISNEVNSLDGFSSVKNLHPSSPSKNNKIVIIVGCVVGSVVAVALIGLFYCCLAARKAKDTNNNQGHPWLPLPLYGNSQTMTKMSTTSQKSATGSCISLASSNLGRFFMFQEILDATNKFDESLLLGVGGFGRVYKGTLEDGTKVAVKRGNPRSEQGLAEFRTEIEMLSKLRHRHLVSLIGYCDERSEMVLVYEYMANGPLRSHLYGTDLPPLSWKQRLEICIGAARGLHYLHTGAAQSIIHRDVKTTNILLDENFVAKVADFGLSKTGPALDQTHVSTAVKGSFGYLDPEYFRRQQLTEKSDVYSFGVVLMEVLCTRPALNPVLPREQVNIAEWAMTWQKKGMLDQIMDQNLVGKVNPASLKKFGETAEKCLAEHGVDRPSMGDVLWNLEYALQLEETSSALMEPEDNSTNHIPGIQLATIEPFDNSVSMIDAGNSCTDDDAEDAATSAVFSQLVNPRGR is encoded by the coding sequence ATGAAACTAGTGGAGTGGATAGCTTTGGTTCTGGCTCTTGTTCTAGTTTTTTGTCATGGATCATCTGCCTCTTTCACTCCTGTTGATAACTACCTAATTGCTTGTGGTTCTCCACGAAACGTCACCTTTCAAGGTCGAACTTTTGTTCCTGATTCCGGTCATTCTTCCCTTTTCGTAAAAAGTGGAAACTCTGTGGTTGCTAGCTCCAATTCTTCTAGTGTCCCTTCTCCATTATATCAATCTGCTCGAATTTTCACGGGCATTGCTTCCTACAAATTTGAAATCAAGCAAGAAGGCAGGCATTGGGTCCGGCTTTATTTTTATCCTCCTTCAAGCTGGAGTCAAAACTTGACCTCTGCCTCAATAACTGTTGTTACTGATGATTTTGTGCTCTTGAACAACTTTACTTTCAAAAACTATAATGGTTCTTATATGTTCAAAGAGTACGCAATCAACGTGACATCGGATGACTTGACTCTCAGCTTCATTGTGTCAAACAATTCAGTTACATTCATTAATGCAATTGAAGTTGTCTCTATGCCAGACGGGGTGCTCCCTGACCAGGCGTTGGCTGTAAATCCATCTTCCCCTTTCAGTGGCCTTTCTGAACTTGCGTTCGAAACTGTTTACCGGTTGAATATGGGGGGTCCTCTGCTAACTGCTCAGAATGATACCCTTGGAAGAACTTGGGAGAATGATGCGAAATACCTTCATGTGAACAGTTCCGCGGTGAATGTATCAGTCAGTCCTTCAAGCATAAAATATCCAGCTGCTGTGACTCCGGAAACAGCACCAAACTGGGTTTATGCCACTGCTGAAACCATGGGAGAAGCAAATGTGCCCAGTGAAAACTTCAACATAACTTGGGTCTTCACCGTCGATCCAAATTTCATGTATTTTGTTCGGGTGCATTTCTGTGATATTGTAAGCAAGGCTCTGAATAGTTTAGTTTTCAATGTTTATATAAATTCTGATAATGCACTTGGGAGTCTTGATCTATCTTCCATTACCGGTGGCCTGGCTGTACCTTACTACAAAGATTTCGTTTCCAACTCTTCAGCAGGTTCAGATACGTTGACAGTTAGTGTTGGTCCGGATACAGTGGCAGATATCACCGATGCAATTTTGAATGGTTTGGAGGTTATGAAGATCAGCAACGAAGTTAATAGCTTGGATGGGTTTTCATCTGTTAAGAATCTCCATCCTAGCTCACCTTCAAAGAACAACAAGATAGTAATCATAGTGGGTTGTGTTGTGGGATCCGTGGTTGCTGTGGCattaattggtttattttattgttgtttggCTGCCCGCAAGGCGAAGGatactaataataatcaagGTCATCCATGGCTTCCTTTGCCCTTATATGGTAACTCCCAGACTATGACAAAAATGTCCACAACTTCACAAAAGAGTGCAACAGGAAGCTGCATCTCATTAGCTTCTTCCAACCTTGGCCGGTTCTTCATGTTCCAAGAAATCCTAGATGCAACCAACAAGTTTGATGAGAGCCTACTTCTTGGGGTTGGTGGTTTTGGTAGAGTTTATAAGGGAACACTTGAAGATGGGACGAAGGTAGCTGTCAAAAGAGGAAACCCGAGATCAGAGCAGGGTCTTGCTGAATTTAGAACTGAGATTGAAATGCTATCCAAGCTTCGCCATCGCCACCTTGTGTCTCTCATTGGCTATTGTGATGAAAGGTCAGAAATGGTTCTTGTCTATGAATACATGGCTAATGGACCTCTCAGGAGCCATTTGTATGGAACTGATCTACCGCCCTTATCATGGAAACAAAGGCTTGAAATTTGTATTGGGGCTGCAAGGGGACTTCATTATCTCCACACTGGTGCAGCTCAAAGCATAATTCATCGGGATGTGAAGACCACAAACATTCTCTTGGATGAGAATTTTGTAGCCAAAGTTGCTGATTTTGGCCTCTCAAAAACTGGTCCTGCTCTGGATCAGACTCATGTGAGTACAGCTGTTAAGGGTAGTTTTGGTTACCTGGATCCTGAATACTTTAGGAGGCAACAACTTACCGAGAAATCGGATGTGTATTCCTTTGGAGTGGTTCTAATGGAAGTTCTCTGCACAAGGCCAGCTTTAAATCCTGTTCTTCCCCGGGAGCAAGTGAACATAGCAGAATGGGCTATGACTTGGCAAAAGAAGGGCATGCTAGATCAAATCATGGACCAAAATCTGGTGGGAAAGGTAAATCCGGCTTCTCTTAAGAAATTTGGAGAGACAGCTGAGAAGTGCCTTGCCGAGCATGGTGTTGACCGGCCATCAATGGGGGATGTCTTATGGAATCTAGAATATGCTCTTCAGCTAGAGGAGACCTCGTCTGCACTCATGGAGCCCGAAGATAACAGCACAAACCATATTCCAGGTATCCAGTTGGCCACGATCGAGCCATTCGATAACAGTGTGAGCATGATTGATGCGGGGAACTCATGCACAGATGATGATGCTGAAGATGCTGCAACAAGTGCTGTATTCTCTCAGCTTGTAAATCCTCGTGGAAGATGA
- the LOC107429759 gene encoding uncharacterized protein LOC107429759 — protein sequence MKSMQMFSRGSCSSLLIILALFVSGMVMQIEAAAAKYDTVSCYKKGPCFLKKIRCPTECPFTSPTDPQAKICSVNCDSPICKAECRKRKPNCNGPGSACLDPRFIGGDGIVFYFHGKRNEHFSLVSDTNFQINARFIGLRPQGRTRDYTWIQALGIILFDSSTFSLEATPASSWDDQVDHLKFSHNGNDIVVPEGHSSHWKCKETGIKVERTSGRNSVIVTVPEIVEISVNVVPVTKEDDRIHNYQIPADDCFAHLEVQFRFFGLSSKVEGVLGRTYRPDFQNPAKPGVAMPVVGGEDEYRTTSLLSPDCSACVLSPEQLEDQQKYYSNMAMEYGKLDCTGRTTGGNGIVCRK from the exons ATGAAATCCATGCAGATGTTCAGCAGGGGTAGTTGCAGTAGTTTGCTGATCATCCTGGCACTCTTTGTGTCAGGGATGGTAATGCAAATCGAAGCCGCGGCTGCCAAGTATGACACTGTTAGCTGCTATAAAAAAGGTCCATGCTTTTTGAAGAAGATACGTTGCCCCACTGAATGCCCTTTCACTTCCCCAACTGACCCTCAAGCTAAGATTTGCTCTGTCAACTGCGATTCACCCATTTGCAAAGCAGAGTGCAGaa AAAGGAAACCAAACTGCAATGGACCTGGATCGGCATGCTTGGACCCGCGCTTCATTGGTGGAGACGGGATCGTCTTCTACTTCCACGGCAAGAGAAACGAGCATTTCAGCTTGGTATCCGATACAAACTTTCAAATCAACGCCCGCTTCATCGGTCTCCGTCCTCAAGGAAGAACCAGGGACTACACCTGGATTCAAGCTCTCGGAATCATTCTCTTCGACTCCAGCACCTTCTCTCTCGAAGCCACACCGGCATCGTCTTGGGACGACCAAGTCGACCATCTCAAATTCTCACACAATGGCAACGATATCGTCGTCCCGGAAGGCCATTCATCGCATTGGAAATGCAAAGAAACCGGAATCAAAGTGGAGAGAACGTCCGGCAGAAACAGCGTCATCGTAACTGTACCAGAGATCGTTGAGATTTCGGTGAATGTGGTTCCGGTGACTAAAGAAGATGATAGAATACACAACTATCAGATACCTGCCGATGACTGTTTTGCTCACCTGGAAGTGCAGTTCAGATTCTTTGGCTTGTCGTCGAAGGTTGAAGGCGTGCTCGGAAGGACTTACCGGCCGGATTTCCAAAACCCGGCCAAGCCCGGGGTGGCAATGCCGGTTGTGGGAGGCGAAGACGAGTACAGAACGACGTCGCTTCTCTCTCCTGATTGCAGTGCTTGTGTTTTGTCTCCAGAGCAACTTGAGGATCAGCAGAAGTACTATTCCAATATGGCTATGGAGTATGGGAAGCTGGACTGCACTGGACGTACTACCGGAGGGAATGGAATAGTTTgcaggaaataa